A window of the Agrococcus jejuensis genome harbors these coding sequences:
- a CDS encoding CaiB/BaiF CoA transferase family protein: MTGPLDGVRVLDASTLFAGPLAATFLGDFGADVTKIEHPRRPDAARGHGQAKDGVNLWWKTLGRNKRAATIDLSSDDGGDLLVDLATDADVLIENFRPGTLERWGIGPERLLEANPRLVIARVTAFGQTGPLARQPGFGSIAEAMSGFAALTGDPDGPPILPPFGLADGITALATAYACSIALRHAERTGEGQVIDMAIIEPILMLLGGGITAYDQLGYLQPRTGNRSVNNAPRNVYRTRDGRWVAVSTSSQSIAERVMTLVGRPDVVAEPWFATGRERAAHGDELDAAVGAWIAERDLAEVEAAFARVEAAIGVVDDVAGVMANPQYDALGTILEIDDDELGRMRMQNVLFRLSATPGAVRHTGRQHGADTAAVLAEVGVTPEQLAALRARGVA, translated from the coding sequence ATGACCGGTCCGCTCGACGGCGTGCGCGTCCTCGACGCGTCGACGCTCTTCGCCGGCCCGCTGGCCGCGACGTTCCTCGGCGACTTCGGCGCCGACGTGACGAAGATCGAGCATCCGCGCCGCCCTGACGCCGCTCGCGGCCACGGGCAGGCGAAGGACGGCGTGAACCTGTGGTGGAAGACGCTCGGCCGCAACAAGCGCGCCGCGACGATCGACCTGTCGAGCGACGACGGCGGCGACCTGCTCGTCGACCTCGCGACCGATGCCGACGTGCTCATCGAGAACTTCCGGCCCGGCACGCTCGAGCGCTGGGGCATCGGTCCCGAGCGGCTGCTCGAGGCCAACCCGCGCCTCGTCATCGCCCGCGTCACGGCGTTCGGGCAGACGGGTCCGCTCGCGAGGCAGCCCGGGTTCGGCTCGATCGCCGAGGCCATGAGCGGCTTCGCGGCGCTCACGGGCGACCCCGACGGCCCGCCCATCCTGCCGCCGTTCGGGCTCGCCGACGGCATCACGGCCCTCGCGACCGCGTACGCGTGCAGCATCGCCCTGCGGCATGCGGAGCGCACGGGCGAGGGGCAGGTGATCGACATGGCGATCATCGAGCCCATCCTCATGCTGCTCGGCGGCGGCATCACCGCCTACGACCAGCTGGGCTACCTGCAGCCGCGCACCGGAAACCGCTCGGTGAACAACGCGCCCCGCAACGTCTACCGCACGCGCGACGGACGCTGGGTGGCGGTGTCGACGTCGTCGCAGTCGATCGCCGAGCGCGTCATGACGCTCGTCGGCCGCCCCGACGTCGTCGCCGAGCCGTGGTTCGCGACGGGGCGGGAGCGCGCGGCGCACGGCGACGAGCTCGACGCCGCCGTGGGCGCGTGGATCGCCGAGCGCGATCTCGCGGAGGTCGAGGCGGCCTTCGCGCGCGTCGAGGCGGCGATCGGCGTCGTCGACGACGTCGCGGGCGTCATGGCGAACCCGCAGTACGACGCGCTCGGCACGATCCTCGAGATCGACGACGACGAGCTGGGCCGCATGCGCATGCAGAACGTGCTCTTCCGGCTGTCGGCGACGCCCGGGGCCGTGCGGCACACGGGCAGGCAGCACGGCGCCGACACCGCCGCGGTGCTCGCCGAGGTGGGCGTGACGCCCGAGCAGCTCGCGGCGCTGCGTGCGCGGGGCGTCGCATGA
- a CDS encoding HpcH/HpaI aldolase/citrate lyase family protein, with product MTVALYVPGDRADRFAKAVATGADVVILDLEDAVAADAKDAARSAVDAWLREHGPTGLQVRVSAGSSEDLAMLARHDVAVRLPKVRGAADVDAVVDRLDRSRRFVHALVEDAAGLSALDEIARHPAVASLAIGEADLRADLGATSPAMLQHARILLVVAARAAGLPAPLMAAYPDIRDFDGLAADCRAGAALGFGGRTAIHPSQVDRIRAAFAPTDAEVAWARDTLAALGDAGVATLADGQMVDEAMARRARATLARLPRDERTADG from the coding sequence ATGACCGTCGCGCTGTACGTGCCCGGCGACCGCGCCGACCGCTTCGCGAAGGCCGTCGCGACGGGTGCCGACGTCGTGATCCTCGACCTCGAGGACGCCGTCGCCGCCGACGCCAAGGATGCGGCGCGCTCTGCCGTGGACGCCTGGTTGCGCGAGCACGGCCCCACGGGCCTGCAGGTGCGCGTCTCGGCGGGCTCGAGCGAGGACCTCGCGATGCTCGCGCGCCACGACGTGGCGGTACGGCTGCCGAAGGTGCGCGGTGCCGCCGACGTCGACGCCGTCGTCGACCGGCTCGATCGGTCCAGGCGCTTCGTCCACGCGCTCGTCGAGGACGCGGCAGGGCTCTCGGCGCTCGACGAGATCGCACGGCACCCCGCGGTCGCGTCGCTCGCGATCGGCGAGGCCGACCTGCGCGCCGACCTCGGCGCGACGAGTCCCGCGATGCTGCAGCACGCGCGCATCCTGCTCGTCGTCGCAGCGCGCGCCGCGGGGCTGCCGGCGCCGCTCATGGCCGCCTACCCCGACATCCGCGACTTCGACGGGCTTGCGGCCGACTGCCGCGCAGGCGCTGCGCTGGGCTTCGGCGGGCGCACGGCGATCCACCCGAGCCAGGTCGACCGCATCCGCGCCGCGTTCGCGCCGACCGACGCCGAGGTCGCGTGGGCGCGCGACACCCTCGCCGCCCTCGGCGACGCGGGCGTCGCGACGCTCGCCGACGGGCAGATGGTCGACGAGGCGATGGCGCGCCGCGCCCGTGCGACGCTCGCCCGGCTTCCCAGGGACGAGCGCACAGCAGACGGATAG
- the prpB gene encoding methylisocitrate lyase, producing MLSSPIDARAKRQAFRLGLASGRIQRFPGAFTPLSTALIEQKGFEGVYLSGAVMAAELGLPDIGLTTLTEVAQRAHQVARQTSLPVLVDADTGFGEPMNVARTIHELEDAGVAGLHIEDQVNPKRCGHLDGKEVVSLATATQRIAAAVAARRDPGLVIMARTDVRGVDGLDAAVDRAKALQDAGADAIFPEAMASLDEFAAIRAAVDVPILANMTEFGKSPLWTAQQLESVGVSMVIHPVSLLRVAFGAIERALDALVDEGSLASQVPTMQTRARLYELNDYEAYASFDAGVFDFQVPGDPARTED from the coding sequence GTGCTCTCCTCCCCCATCGACGCCCGCGCGAAGCGGCAGGCGTTCCGCCTCGGGCTCGCGTCGGGGCGCATCCAGCGCTTCCCCGGCGCGTTCACGCCGCTCTCGACGGCGCTGATCGAGCAGAAGGGCTTCGAGGGCGTCTACCTGTCTGGCGCGGTCATGGCCGCCGAGCTCGGCCTGCCCGACATCGGGCTGACGACGCTCACCGAGGTCGCGCAGCGCGCCCACCAGGTCGCGAGGCAGACGTCGCTGCCCGTGCTCGTCGACGCCGACACGGGCTTCGGCGAGCCGATGAACGTCGCCCGCACCATCCACGAGCTCGAGGATGCGGGCGTCGCGGGCCTGCACATCGAGGACCAGGTGAACCCCAAGCGGTGCGGGCACCTCGACGGCAAGGAGGTCGTGTCGCTCGCCACCGCGACGCAGCGCATCGCCGCCGCCGTCGCCGCCCGCCGCGACCCCGGCCTCGTCATCATGGCGCGCACCGACGTGCGCGGCGTCGACGGTCTCGACGCGGCGGTCGACCGTGCGAAGGCGCTGCAGGATGCGGGCGCCGACGCGATCTTCCCCGAGGCCATGGCCTCGCTCGACGAGTTCGCCGCGATCCGGGCCGCCGTCGACGTGCCGATCCTCGCCAACATGACCGAGTTCGGCAAGAGCCCGCTGTGGACGGCGCAGCAGCTCGAGAGCGTCGGCGTGAGCATGGTCATCCACCCGGTGTCGCTGCTGCGCGTCGCGTTCGGCGCGATCGAGCGCGCGCTCGACGCGCTCGTCGACGAGGGATCCCTGGCGAGCCAGGTGCCGACGATGCAGACTCGGGCCAGGCTCTACGAGCTCAACGACTACGAGGCGTACGCGTCGTTCGACGCGGGCGTGTTCGACTTCCAGGTGCCCGGAGACCCCGCGCGCACCGAGGACTGA
- a CDS encoding bifunctional 2-methylcitrate synthase/citrate synthase, producing MTDQDIKKGLAGVVVDTTAISKVNPDTNSLLYRGYPVQELADTQSFEAVAHLLWHGELPTESELDALMQQERGDRALDPLTRELIDRSPDTAHPMDVLRTAVSATGANDPDANDASPTSDLDKSVRLLARIPAMVAYDQRRRRGQDIVAPRDDLDFSANFLWMTFGEEPDAIVVDAFRRSMVLYAEHSFNASTFTARVITSTTSDLYSAVVGAIGALKGALHGGANEAVMHLFDEIGDASKVSGWLDAALAEKRKIMGFGHRVYKHGDSRVPTMRAALDQLVEHYGAQDMLALYEELEREFVARKGIHPNLDYPSGPAYRLMGFDTPTFTPLFVASRITGWTAHVMEQAASNALIRPLSAYDGPDERHVPGVDA from the coding sequence ATGACCGACCAGGACATCAAGAAGGGCCTCGCGGGCGTCGTCGTCGACACGACGGCGATCTCGAAGGTCAACCCCGACACGAACAGCCTGCTCTACCGCGGCTACCCCGTGCAGGAGCTCGCCGACACCCAGTCGTTCGAGGCCGTCGCGCACCTGCTGTGGCACGGCGAGCTGCCCACCGAGTCCGAGCTCGACGCGCTCATGCAGCAGGAGCGCGGCGACCGCGCGCTCGACCCGCTCACGCGCGAGCTCATCGACCGCTCCCCCGACACGGCGCATCCCATGGACGTGCTGCGCACCGCCGTCTCGGCGACGGGCGCGAACGACCCCGATGCGAACGACGCATCGCCCACGTCGGACCTCGACAAGTCCGTGCGCCTGCTCGCGCGCATCCCGGCGATGGTCGCGTACGACCAGCGCCGCCGCCGCGGCCAGGACATCGTCGCGCCGCGCGACGACCTCGACTTCTCGGCGAACTTCCTCTGGATGACGTTCGGCGAGGAGCCCGACGCGATCGTCGTCGACGCGTTCCGCCGCTCGATGGTGCTCTACGCCGAGCACTCGTTCAACGCCTCCACGTTCACGGCGCGCGTCATCACGTCGACGACGTCCGACCTGTACTCGGCGGTCGTCGGTGCCATCGGCGCGCTCAAGGGCGCGCTGCACGGCGGCGCGAACGAGGCCGTCATGCACCTGTTCGACGAGATCGGCGACGCGTCGAAGGTGTCGGGCTGGCTGGATGCGGCGCTCGCCGAGAAGCGCAAGATCATGGGCTTCGGCCACCGCGTCTACAAGCACGGGGACTCGCGCGTGCCCACGATGCGCGCCGCGCTCGACCAGCTCGTCGAGCACTACGGCGCGCAGGACATGCTCGCGCTCTACGAGGAGCTCGAGCGCGAGTTCGTCGCGCGCAAGGGCATCCACCCCAACCTCGACTACCCCTCGGGCCCCGCGTACCGCCTCATGGGCTTCGACACCCCCACGTTCACGCCGCTGTTCGTGGCATCGCGCATCACGGGATGGACGGCGCACGTGATGGAGCAGGCGGCCTCGAACGCGCTCATCCGCCCGCTCTCGGCGTACGACGGGCCCGACGAGCGGCACGTGCCGGGCGTCGACGCGTAG
- a CDS encoding VOC family protein: MNDLLPDATHMGPVTLRTADLARLERWYQAGPGLVQVAESPGVVELGVDGRTLVRLEAAPDLRGPNPQDAGLFHTAVLYPDHTSLAAAVVRMTQIPGMVFAGVGDHHVSQAFYFVDPDGNGVELYVDRPRSAWQWQGDRVHMTTEGFDPSAFVAQHLGSGDATGTPTGATVGHVHLQVGDVTTARQFYVDALGFAETAAYGAQAVFVSAGGYHHHMAMNTWNSAGAGRRANTLGLGLVDIVVPGADGLGAARERLTARGVQTADDGRTLSFDDPWGNRIRLS; the protein is encoded by the coding sequence GTGAACGATCTGCTGCCCGACGCGACCCACATGGGTCCCGTGACCCTCCGCACCGCCGACCTCGCGCGCCTCGAGCGCTGGTACCAGGCCGGCCCCGGCCTCGTGCAGGTCGCCGAGTCGCCCGGCGTCGTCGAGCTCGGCGTCGACGGCCGCACGCTCGTGCGCCTCGAGGCCGCCCCCGACCTGCGCGGCCCGAACCCGCAGGACGCGGGCCTCTTCCACACGGCCGTGCTCTACCCCGACCACACGTCGCTCGCCGCCGCCGTCGTGCGCATGACGCAGATCCCCGGCATGGTCTTCGCCGGCGTCGGCGACCACCACGTGTCGCAGGCGTTCTACTTCGTCGACCCCGACGGCAACGGCGTCGAGCTGTACGTCGACCGCCCGCGCTCGGCGTGGCAGTGGCAGGGCGACCGCGTGCACATGACGACCGAGGGCTTCGACCCCAGCGCGTTCGTGGCGCAGCACCTCGGCTCGGGCGATGCGACCGGCACGCCCACCGGTGCGACGGTCGGCCACGTGCACCTGCAGGTGGGCGACGTGACGACGGCGCGCCAGTTCTACGTGGATGCGCTCGGCTTCGCCGAGACCGCGGCGTACGGCGCGCAGGCCGTGTTCGTGAGCGCGGGCGGCTACCACCACCACATGGCGATGAACACGTGGAACTCGGCCGGCGCGGGTCGCCGCGCCAACACGCTGGGCCTCGGCCTCGTCGACATCGTCGTACCGGGCGCGGACGGCCTGGGCGCGGCGCGCGAACGCCTCACGGCGCGCGGGGTGCAGACGGCCGACGACGGCCGCACGCTGTCGTTCGACGACCCGTGGGGCAACCGCATCCGCCTCAGCTGA